A single region of the Streptomyces sp. ITFR-16 genome encodes:
- a CDS encoding acetone carboxylase subunit gamma, translated as MRVPMTEYLVIDLDTERWVCRVCAQDMGSAHGNYKEGTLVHNRDPREIHQPVIDPEQYEFTFSPDPAYCRILEYYCPGCGTQIEAEYLPPGHPPTVDMLIDVAALRAQWEQLGVDAEEVHNYGPGEDAQKHTAALRAIGHIR; from the coding sequence ATGCGAGTCCCCATGACCGAGTACCTCGTCATCGACCTCGACACGGAGCGGTGGGTCTGCCGGGTCTGCGCCCAGGACATGGGCAGCGCACACGGCAACTACAAGGAGGGCACCCTCGTCCACAACCGGGACCCCCGCGAGATCCACCAGCCGGTCATCGACCCCGAGCAGTACGAGTTCACCTTCTCCCCCGATCCCGCCTACTGCCGGATTCTGGAGTACTACTGCCCCGGCTGTGGGACCCAGATCGAGGCCGAGTACCTCCCGCCCGGCCACCCCCCGACGGTCGACATGCTCATCGATGTCGCCGCGCTGCGGGCGCAGTGGGAGCAACTGGGTGTGGACGCGGAGGAGGTCCACAACTACGGCCCCGGCGAGGACGCCCAGAAGCACACTGCGGCGCTCCGGGCCATCGGCCACATCCGCTGA
- a CDS encoding Cmx/CmrA family chloramphenicol efflux MFS transporter — translation MPFSVYALGLAVFAQGTSEFMLSGLLSDISADLHVSIPAAGLLTSAFAVGMVIGAPLMALLGRNWPRRRALLFFLCVFAAVHLAGALTSSYGVLLATRVVGALANAGFWAVALVTAVALAGPGARARATSVVVGGVTVACVAGVPAGAWLGGQWGWRAAFWAVALVSLPAVAVIAATVPAGRPAALPDARAELRTLGRPRLLLALLTSALVQGATFCAFSYVEPVARRITGLGPAWVPALLALFGAGSFVGVTVCGRIIDRRPLALTAGGLLALTAGWALLASAAGSAAAVVVLVPVLGLLAFGTGTALISHVFRLAAGAPTLAGSFATAAFNVGGALGPWLGGLAIGAGLGFRSPLWVSALLMALALGAAVAAGSGHAAARPPERRAQRAHILRGRGRRPPGRGRTRPCPCAPRGPHSCPGRRR, via the coding sequence ATGCCTTTTTCCGTCTACGCGCTCGGGCTCGCCGTCTTCGCCCAGGGCACTTCCGAATTCATGCTGTCCGGTCTGCTCTCCGACATCTCCGCAGACCTGCACGTCTCGATCCCCGCCGCAGGGCTGCTGACCTCGGCGTTCGCCGTGGGGATGGTGATCGGGGCACCGCTGATGGCGCTGCTGGGGCGGAACTGGCCGCGCCGCCGCGCGCTGCTGTTCTTCCTCTGCGTCTTTGCCGCCGTGCACCTCGCCGGCGCGCTCACCTCCAGCTACGGCGTACTGCTCGCGACCCGGGTCGTCGGTGCGCTGGCCAACGCGGGCTTCTGGGCGGTGGCCCTGGTGACGGCCGTCGCCCTGGCGGGGCCCGGCGCGCGTGCGCGGGCCACGTCCGTGGTGGTCGGGGGTGTCACCGTGGCCTGTGTGGCGGGGGTGCCCGCCGGGGCCTGGCTGGGCGGGCAGTGGGGCTGGCGCGCGGCGTTCTGGGCGGTGGCCCTCGTCTCCCTGCCGGCCGTCGCGGTGATCGCCGCGACGGTCCCGGCGGGCCGCCCCGCCGCGCTGCCGGACGCCCGCGCCGAACTGCGGACGCTGGGCCGGCCCCGGCTGCTGCTGGCCCTGCTGACGAGCGCGCTGGTCCAGGGGGCGACGTTCTGCGCGTTCTCGTACGTCGAACCGGTCGCCCGCCGGATCACCGGGCTGGGGCCCGCGTGGGTTCCCGCACTGCTTGCGCTGTTCGGCGCGGGGTCGTTCGTCGGGGTCACCGTCTGCGGCCGGATCATCGACCGCCGGCCCCTCGCGCTGACGGCGGGCGGCCTGCTGGCGCTGACCGCAGGCTGGGCCCTGCTGGCGTCGGCGGCGGGCAGCGCGGCGGCGGTGGTCGTGCTCGTCCCGGTGCTGGGCCTGCTGGCGTTCGGCACCGGGACGGCGTTGATCTCCCATGTGTTCCGGCTGGCGGCGGGGGCGCCGACCCTGGCCGGCTCCTTCGCCACCGCCGCGTTCAACGTGGGCGGGGCGCTCGGCCCCTGGCTGGGCGGGCTCGCGATCGGCGCGGGGCTCGGCTTCCGCTCCCCGCTGTGGGTGAGCGCGCTGCTGATGGCCCTGGCACTCGGCGCGGCGGTCGCCGCCGGGTCCGGACACGCCGCCGCCCGGCCCCCGGAGCGCAGGGCCCAGCGCGCACACATCCTCAGAGGTCGAGGTCGACGACCACCGGGGCGTGGTCGGACGCGCCCTTGCCCTTGCGCTCCTCGCGGTCCACATAGCTGTCCTGGACGGCGGCGGTGA
- a CDS encoding alpha/beta fold hydrolase yields the protein MSDIPSNTLQYRFDGPEDAPVLILGPSLGTTWHMWDRQIPELTQHWRVFRYDLPGHGGAPARPASAVGELADRLLATLDGVGVRRFGYAGCSIGGAIGADLALRYPQRVATLALVASSARFGSADEFRQRGVIVRTNGLEPMARTAPERWFTPGFAAAQPAIVEWAVQMVRTTDPGCYIAACEALAAFDIRTELARIGVPTLVLVGAEDRVTGPGDARTLVAGIPDARLALVPGASHLAPVEQPGAVTDLLLTHFSTAWQDTQAAIPMPSFGPRLSAPVLPVAEIAAATPQPEAAAGGRTDPYGAGMRIRREVLGDAHVDGVLAGADDFTGDFQELVTRYAWGEVWSREGLDRRSRSTIALTALVASGRLEDLAAHTRAALRNGLTPAEIREVLLQTAVYCGIPAASAAFTIAQSVIQAETTPPA from the coding sequence GTGAGTGATATACCGTCGAACACCCTGCAATACCGCTTTGACGGGCCAGAAGACGCCCCGGTCCTGATCCTCGGTCCCTCACTGGGTACCACCTGGCACATGTGGGACCGGCAGATACCCGAGCTCACCCAGCACTGGAGAGTCTTCCGCTACGATCTGCCCGGTCACGGCGGTGCGCCCGCCCGTCCGGCGTCCGCCGTCGGGGAGCTCGCCGACCGGCTGCTGGCCACGCTCGACGGGGTCGGGGTGCGGCGGTTCGGGTACGCGGGGTGTTCCATCGGCGGGGCGATCGGGGCCGATCTCGCGCTGCGGTATCCGCAGCGGGTCGCCACGCTGGCGCTGGTCGCCTCGTCGGCGCGGTTCGGGAGTGCGGACGAGTTCCGGCAGCGCGGGGTGATCGTCCGTACCAACGGGCTCGAACCCATGGCGCGTACGGCCCCGGAGCGCTGGTTCACCCCGGGGTTCGCCGCCGCGCAGCCGGCCATCGTCGAGTGGGCCGTCCAGATGGTGCGTACCACCGACCCCGGGTGCTACATCGCCGCCTGCGAGGCACTGGCCGCCTTCGACATCCGTACGGAACTGGCGCGCATCGGGGTCCCCACACTCGTCCTGGTCGGGGCCGAGGACCGGGTCACCGGGCCAGGGGACGCGCGCACCCTGGTCGCGGGCATACCGGACGCCCGGCTCGCCCTCGTCCCGGGCGCCTCGCACCTCGCCCCGGTCGAGCAGCCCGGGGCCGTCACCGATCTGCTGCTCACCCACTTCTCCACCGCCTGGCAGGACACCCAGGCGGCCATCCCCATGCCGTCCTTCGGCCCCCGGCTCTCCGCCCCCGTGCTGCCCGTCGCGGAGATCGCCGCGGCCACCCCGCAGCCCGAGGCGGCGGCCGGCGGACGGACCGACCCGTACGGGGCGGGCATGAGGATCCGCCGCGAGGTGCTCGGGGACGCCCATGTGGACGGGGTCCTGGCCGGCGCCGACGACTTCACCGGCGACTTCCAGGAGCTCGTCACCCGGTACGCGTGGGGCGAGGTGTGGAGCCGGGAGGGGCTGGACCGGCGCAGCCGCAGCACCATCGCGCTGACCGCCCTGGTCGCCTCCGGGCGTCTGGAGGACCTGGCCGCGCACACCCGGGCCGCCCTGCGCAACGGGCTCACCCCGGCCGAGATCAGGGAGGTCCTGCTGCAGACCGCCGTGTACTGCGGGATTCCGGCCGCGAGCGCCGCCTTCACGATCGCCCAGTCCGTGATTCAGGCGGAAACCACGCCTCCCGCGTAG
- a CDS encoding MBL fold metallo-hydrolase — translation MNAANPEPLALTLTKRSHSCIRLEKDGRALVIDPGGFSERDAAIGAEAILVTHEHPDHFDEERLRAGLEADPAAEIWTLRSVADQLAAAFPGRVHTVGDGDTFSAAGFDIQVHGELHAVIHPDIPRVTNIGFLVDGSVFHPGDALTVPDRPVDTLMLPVMAPWNKISEVIDYVREVKPRRAIDIHDALLTDLARPVYDRQIGALGGADHGRMAPGDSTGV, via the coding sequence ATGAACGCCGCGAACCCCGAGCCCCTCGCGCTCACGCTGACCAAGAGGTCCCACTCCTGCATCCGCCTGGAGAAGGACGGGCGCGCGCTCGTCATCGACCCGGGCGGCTTCTCGGAGCGGGACGCCGCGATCGGCGCCGAGGCGATCCTCGTGACCCACGAGCACCCGGACCACTTCGACGAGGAGCGGCTGCGGGCCGGTCTGGAGGCCGATCCGGCCGCCGAGATCTGGACGCTGCGCAGCGTGGCCGACCAGCTCGCCGCAGCCTTTCCCGGGCGCGTCCACACCGTCGGCGACGGGGACACCTTCTCGGCCGCCGGGTTCGACATCCAGGTGCACGGCGAACTCCACGCGGTGATCCACCCGGACATCCCGCGCGTCACCAACATCGGCTTCCTGGTCGACGGCTCGGTCTTCCACCCGGGCGACGCCCTGACCGTGCCCGACCGGCCCGTCGACACGCTGATGCTCCCGGTGATGGCCCCCTGGAACAAGATCTCCGAGGTCATCGACTACGTCCGCGAGGTCAAGCCGCGCCGCGCCATCGACATCCACGACGCGCTGCTGACCGACCTCGCCCGGCCGGTCTACGACCGGCAGATCGGCGCACTCGGCGGCGCCGACCACGGCCGGATGGCACCGGGGGACTCGACGGGTGTGTGA
- a CDS encoding helix-turn-helix domain-containing protein: protein MQYRDSRQLRMAAARADFLEFGQRGAAGVPDVLAASWLRSQRAGVDITHPPTDFSDDIDTRSRLVRCAEPVLEQLGNDTVDLPLVIALTDSQARLVQRQDASSAVGRLLDRVDFAPGYNYAEGKKGTNGVGTVLEAGRAVSVVGPEHFTEELQAFACTGAPVIDPLTGRIEGILDISTLVDAWNPLVNTLVKSAAKDIGRNLLLDRNQAQQALFDTYMRTDARSARRAVFAIAETVFMANAAAQAMFDPIEQLAVREHAVFLMTRRDRVDEIMTLQSGRSVRIRGTRIVSGPGTAGLVVIAEVPAEQASNDPAPVRTTGFDERLLPPAGTVSAASERLISDLCRPHVPLSSGASPAWVRAVGELREALAAHAPTIVLGETGVGKFTLVAELFHADHPGGRDVSVDAAQLHASVEGDFDVLLSRARERTLCIVRNIDQASTEGVERIDALFASLGDTTAPVTFAATVSDSSLDSDLPFHSLLGHFEVAVTVPPLRCRTEDLSFVVSRVLEEIAPGRRVRLSPGALRTVAQYTWPRNISQLREALAHALRARPVGEIQSQDLPNYCLTRSRKSLTRIEVAERDAIIAALQDKDGNRVAAAAHLGMSRSSLYRKIRTYGITV, encoded by the coding sequence ATGCAGTACAGGGACAGCAGGCAGTTGCGCATGGCCGCCGCCCGGGCCGATTTCCTGGAGTTCGGGCAGCGGGGGGCCGCGGGTGTTCCGGATGTCCTCGCCGCGTCGTGGCTGCGCAGTCAGCGGGCGGGAGTCGACATCACCCACCCGCCCACGGACTTCAGTGACGACATCGACACCCGCTCGCGGCTGGTCCGTTGCGCCGAGCCGGTTCTCGAACAACTCGGCAATGACACCGTGGACCTGCCGCTCGTCATCGCGCTCACTGACAGCCAGGCTCGCCTGGTACAGCGCCAGGACGCCTCATCCGCCGTCGGACGGCTGCTGGACCGGGTCGACTTCGCCCCGGGCTACAACTACGCAGAGGGAAAGAAGGGGACCAACGGTGTCGGGACGGTGCTGGAGGCGGGGCGGGCTGTGTCCGTCGTCGGGCCGGAACACTTCACCGAGGAACTGCAGGCGTTCGCGTGTACCGGCGCGCCGGTCATTGATCCTCTGACTGGGCGCATCGAGGGCATTCTCGACATCTCCACCCTGGTGGACGCGTGGAACCCGCTCGTGAACACGCTGGTCAAGTCCGCGGCCAAGGACATCGGGCGCAATCTCCTCCTTGATCGCAACCAGGCCCAACAGGCGCTGTTCGACACGTATATGAGGACCGACGCGCGCTCGGCCCGGCGTGCTGTCTTCGCCATCGCGGAAACGGTGTTCATGGCCAACGCCGCCGCGCAGGCCATGTTCGACCCGATCGAGCAACTGGCCGTCCGGGAGCACGCGGTCTTCCTCATGACCCGCCGCGACCGGGTGGACGAGATCATGACGCTCCAGTCGGGCCGCAGCGTCCGCATCCGGGGTACACGCATCGTCTCCGGCCCCGGCACGGCGGGCCTCGTCGTCATCGCCGAGGTGCCGGCGGAACAGGCCAGCAACGACCCGGCACCCGTACGCACGACGGGGTTCGACGAGCGTCTGCTGCCTCCGGCCGGCACGGTGAGCGCCGCGAGCGAGAGGCTCATCAGCGACCTGTGCCGCCCCCACGTGCCGCTCTCCTCCGGTGCGTCCCCGGCCTGGGTGCGTGCTGTCGGGGAGCTGCGCGAGGCCCTCGCGGCGCACGCGCCGACCATTGTCCTCGGCGAGACGGGTGTCGGGAAGTTCACGCTGGTGGCCGAACTGTTCCACGCCGATCACCCCGGCGGCCGCGATGTCTCCGTCGACGCCGCCCAATTGCACGCCAGCGTGGAGGGCGACTTCGACGTACTGCTGAGCAGGGCCCGGGAGCGGACACTGTGCATCGTCCGCAACATCGACCAGGCGAGTACGGAGGGCGTCGAGCGGATCGACGCGTTGTTCGCCTCACTCGGCGACACGACCGCACCCGTCACCTTCGCCGCCACGGTCTCGGACTCCAGTCTCGACTCCGACCTGCCCTTTCACTCGCTCCTTGGCCACTTCGAGGTGGCCGTGACCGTGCCCCCGCTCCGTTGTCGCACCGAGGACCTCTCCTTCGTCGTCAGCCGCGTCCTGGAGGAGATCGCCCCGGGCCGACGGGTACGGCTGTCGCCCGGGGCCCTGCGTACCGTCGCGCAGTACACCTGGCCACGCAACATCTCGCAGCTCCGCGAGGCACTGGCCCACGCGCTGCGCGCCCGACCGGTGGGGGAGATCCAGAGCCAGGACCTGCCGAACTACTGCCTCACCCGTTCCCGCAAGTCCCTCACCCGCATCGAGGTCGCCGAGCGCGACGCCATCATCGCGGCGCTCCAGGACAAGGACGGCAACAGGGTCGCCGCGGCCGCCCACCTCGGCATGTCCCGCTCAAGTCTGTACCGTAAAATCCGGACATACGGGATCACTGTCTAA
- a CDS encoding exodeoxyribonuclease III produces MRIATWNVNSITARLPRLLAWLESTGTDVLCVQETKCTAEQFPADALRELGYESAVNATGRWNGVALLSRVGLSDIVTGLPDGPGYEDVQEPRAISATCGPVRLWSVYVPNGREVAHEHYAYKLRWLEALQKAVAADAAGAQPFAVLGDFNVAPTDEDVWDPALFEGATHVTPAERAALAALREEGLSDVMPRPLKYDRPYTFWDYRELRFPKNKGMRIDLVYGNAPFTAAVQDSYVDREERKGKGASDHAPVVVDLDL; encoded by the coding sequence ATGCGCATCGCCACCTGGAACGTCAATTCGATCACCGCCCGACTGCCGAGGCTGCTGGCCTGGCTGGAGAGCACCGGTACGGACGTGCTGTGCGTCCAGGAGACCAAGTGCACGGCCGAGCAGTTCCCGGCGGACGCGCTCCGCGAGCTCGGTTACGAGTCCGCGGTCAACGCCACGGGCCGGTGGAACGGGGTCGCGCTGCTCTCCCGCGTGGGCCTGTCCGACATCGTGACGGGGCTGCCCGACGGCCCCGGTTACGAGGACGTGCAGGAGCCCCGCGCGATCAGTGCGACCTGCGGCCCGGTGCGCCTCTGGTCGGTCTACGTGCCCAACGGCCGCGAGGTCGCCCATGAGCACTACGCGTACAAGCTGCGCTGGCTGGAGGCGCTGCAGAAGGCGGTGGCCGCCGATGCCGCCGGTGCGCAGCCGTTCGCCGTCCTCGGCGACTTCAATGTCGCCCCGACCGACGAGGACGTGTGGGACCCCGCCCTCTTCGAGGGCGCCACGCATGTCACCCCCGCCGAACGGGCCGCCCTCGCGGCACTGCGCGAGGAGGGCCTGTCCGACGTGATGCCGCGCCCCCTGAAGTACGACCGCCCCTACACCTTCTGGGACTACCGGGAGCTGCGCTTCCCGAAGAACAAGGGCATGCGCATCGACCTCGTCTACGGCAACGCCCCGTTCACCGCCGCCGTCCAGGACAGCTATGTGGACCGCGAGGAGCGCAAGGGCAAGGGCGCGTCCGACCACGCCCCGGTGGTCGTCGACCTCGACCTCTGA
- a CDS encoding hydantoinase/oxoprolinase family protein — MDTLINIDNGGTLTDICVWDGAGFTFTKTLTTPHDLSECLFAGVEKASAALYGTPDTERLLHDTQHIRYSTTQGTNALVERRGPMIGILTPLPELAGAMRSTPAREVLFADLVGDRVLTVDMNTTDTAVEFEVVQQINRLATLGAARVVVAGGDPDQERTLRKILLRKFPRHLLGSIPVIYSWDLAGDRDNARRAWSCVINSFLHPTMERFLYGAERRLKSYKVLNPLLVYRNDGASSRVAKSVALKSYSSGPRGGLEGTAALARAYGLGHTLMIDIGGTTTDVGVVDGERITAAERGSIEGVPISYPMSGIHSRGVGGSSVIAVEDGRITVGPASVGAAPGPACFGFGGRRATITDVNLLLGVLDPDTYLDGTFRLDAERARAVVTETIAEPLGIGLEEALIRMEQAYFEALSASFAHLVRDDTTLAAFGGAGPMSATGAARPAGIRQVLVPRTAAVFSAFGISFSDVSKTYEVGVPEPTTSATLTTYEELLVRAERDMFQEGYTLAGCRSSWELSVDAEDGTPVSRAPYERGERADHPGRRVSLRLTVTAALPHPELPPREEPAARPARASGTRPVRSAADRVDEVPVHVLAELEPGDTAEGPAIVEGPFFTARVLAGWTFQVTSAGDLLLRDSL, encoded by the coding sequence ATGGACACGCTCATCAACATCGACAACGGTGGAACCCTCACCGACATCTGCGTATGGGACGGCGCCGGCTTCACCTTCACCAAGACCCTCACCACGCCCCACGACCTCTCCGAATGTCTCTTCGCCGGTGTGGAGAAGGCGTCAGCGGCCTTGTACGGCACGCCCGACACCGAGCGGCTGCTGCATGACACCCAGCACATCCGGTACTCCACCACCCAGGGGACGAACGCGCTCGTCGAGAGGCGCGGTCCCATGATCGGCATCCTGACGCCGCTGCCGGAACTGGCGGGGGCGATGCGAAGCACGCCCGCGCGGGAGGTCCTCTTCGCGGATCTCGTCGGCGACCGCGTCCTGACCGTCGACATGAACACCACCGATACGGCGGTCGAGTTCGAGGTCGTCCAGCAGATCAACCGGCTGGCGACGCTCGGGGCCGCCCGGGTGGTCGTCGCGGGCGGTGACCCGGACCAGGAGCGAACGCTGCGCAAGATCCTGCTCCGCAAGTTCCCCCGCCATCTGCTCGGCTCCATTCCGGTCATCTACAGCTGGGACCTCGCCGGTGACCGCGACAATGCCCGAAGGGCCTGGTCGTGCGTCATCAACTCCTTCCTGCACCCGACGATGGAGCGGTTCCTCTACGGGGCGGAGCGCCGCCTGAAGTCCTACAAGGTCCTCAATCCGCTGCTCGTCTACCGAAACGACGGTGCCTCCTCCCGCGTCGCCAAGTCCGTCGCGCTCAAGAGCTACTCCTCCGGCCCGCGCGGCGGGCTGGAGGGTACGGCGGCCCTGGCACGCGCCTACGGACTCGGCCACACCCTCATGATCGACATCGGTGGGACCACGACCGACGTGGGAGTCGTCGACGGTGAGCGGATCACCGCCGCCGAGCGGGGCTCTATCGAGGGCGTACCGATCTCGTACCCGATGAGCGGCATCCACTCCAGGGGTGTCGGCGGCTCCTCCGTCATCGCCGTCGAGGACGGGCGGATCACCGTCGGTCCGGCCTCCGTCGGGGCGGCCCCGGGACCTGCGTGCTTCGGCTTCGGCGGCCGCCGCGCGACCATCACCGACGTCAACCTGTTGCTCGGTGTCCTGGACCCGGACACCTACCTCGACGGAACCTTCCGGCTCGACGCGGAACGTGCGCGCGCGGTCGTCACCGAGACGATCGCCGAACCGCTCGGGATCGGTCTCGAAGAGGCTCTCATCCGTATGGAACAGGCCTACTTCGAGGCACTCTCCGCGTCCTTCGCTCACCTGGTGCGGGACGACACGACGCTGGCCGCGTTCGGCGGGGCCGGTCCGATGAGCGCGACAGGTGCGGCCCGCCCCGCCGGCATCCGGCAGGTACTCGTCCCGCGCACGGCGGCGGTGTTCTCCGCCTTCGGTATCTCCTTCTCCGACGTGTCCAAGACCTACGAGGTCGGTGTCCCGGAACCGACGACAAGCGCGACGCTCACCACCTACGAGGAACTCCTCGTACGGGCCGAACGAGACATGTTCCAGGAGGGCTACACCCTCGCCGGCTGCCGGTCGTCCTGGGAGCTCAGCGTCGACGCCGAGGACGGCACACCCGTGTCACGCGCGCCCTACGAGCGCGGTGAGCGGGCCGACCACCCCGGCCGCCGCGTATCGCTGCGCCTCACGGTCACCGCAGCGCTGCCGCACCCCGAGCTGCCTCCGCGGGAGGAACCCGCAGCACGGCCGGCCAGGGCATCGGGCACCCGTCCGGTACGGTCGGCGGCCGACCGGGTCGACGAGGTGCCCGTACACGTTCTGGCCGAACTCGAACCCGGGGACACAGCCGAGGGGCCGGCCATCGTCGAGGGCCCCTTCTTCACCGCGCGGGTCCTGGCCGGCTGGACGTTCCAGGTGACCTCGGCCGGCGACCTGCTGCTCCGCGACTCCCTCTGA
- a CDS encoding TetR/AcrR family transcriptional regulator — protein MQRRRGKDLENALLEAAWAELAERGYAAFTLEAVAKRAGTSTPVMYRRWANKTVMVQAAIAHASSQRVIDIPDTGTLRGDLIAIMQAANASRTDLLVATAILLDGYFSETGSNPDQLREQILAGRRSAAETIVQRAVQREEVDASLLEPRLISLAFDLFRHEVLMTLKPVSNEAIERIVDGIALPLLTRQAPPEARGGPSAS, from the coding sequence GTGCAGCGCAGGCGAGGCAAGGATCTGGAGAATGCGCTGCTGGAGGCGGCGTGGGCCGAGCTGGCGGAGCGGGGATACGCGGCGTTCACGCTGGAGGCGGTGGCGAAGCGGGCCGGTACGAGCACGCCGGTGATGTATCGCCGCTGGGCCAACAAGACGGTCATGGTCCAGGCGGCCATCGCTCACGCGAGTTCTCAGCGGGTCATCGACATCCCGGACACGGGGACACTCCGTGGCGACCTGATCGCGATCATGCAGGCGGCCAACGCATCGCGGACCGACCTCCTTGTGGCGACCGCGATCCTCCTCGACGGGTACTTCTCGGAGACGGGATCCAATCCGGATCAGCTCCGCGAACAGATACTGGCAGGCCGGCGCTCGGCTGCGGAGACGATTGTCCAGCGAGCCGTCCAGAGGGAGGAGGTGGACGCATCCCTGCTGGAGCCGCGCCTTATCTCGCTAGCCTTCGACCTCTTCCGCCACGAGGTCCTCATGACACTGAAGCCCGTCTCCAACGAAGCCATCGAACGGATTGTCGACGGCATTGCACTGCCCCTTCTGACGCGGCAAGCGCCGCCCGAGGCCCGCGGCGGTCCGTCGGCGTCATGA
- a CDS encoding antibiotic biosynthesis monooxygenase family protein has product MSNESTITVLIEIHAKAGQETEARDALLHAIRTSEKPGLVSSTEYEDDNDPAAFYAIQVWENADAFHAHMEDAAKSGMNEAIQVLRERPKTAVLRSIS; this is encoded by the coding sequence GTGAGCAACGAGAGCACCATCACAGTCCTTATCGAGATCCACGCCAAGGCCGGGCAGGAGACGGAAGCGCGCGACGCGCTGCTCCACGCGATCCGGACCTCCGAGAAGCCGGGCCTGGTCAGCTCCACCGAGTACGAAGACGACAATGACCCCGCAGCCTTCTATGCCATCCAGGTCTGGGAGAACGCTGACGCCTTCCACGCACACATGGAGGATGCCGCCAAGTCCGGCATGAACGAGGCGATCCAGGTCCTGCGGGAGCGTCCCAAGACCGCCGTACTGCGCAGCATCAGCTGA